Below is a genomic region from Zea mays cultivar B73 chromosome 9, Zm-B73-REFERENCE-NAM-5.0, whole genome shotgun sequence.
CTGTCACCTTAGCTAGGCTCCATCACCCCAACCCCAAGACACGTGACCCGTAACTGAACATGACATAGCTAATCATGCCAGCTCAGCTAGCGCCTGACGACTTCTTCTAAAATCTAAACACAAGCATCGCCACGAAGGATAATGTTACAAGCTAAACTAAGGAATCAATCTGAGGAATAAAACAAATTACCCTTTAGCTGTGGCAAGCATAATGTTCATCCTGATGTCCCATGTCAGTGGGCTCACTTCGCCAACATCACCATGAAGCCACTGGTCAAGATTACCATTGTCCACATACTCATACACGAGCATCCTGTTCAAGCATAGACCATAGTAGTGATATACAGAAGCAAGCTTCCATCATTGAGAACCCTAAATTGAGAGAAGCAACTAGGTGTCCACCGAACGAAGAAGAGATTGCAATGTGCCTGCCAACACACATACCTGTAAGCACCCTCTACGCAGTAGCCGAGCAACCTGACGAGATTTTTGTGCCGAACACGACCGATTGCTTCCACCTCCACCTTGAACTCCTTCTCGGCCTGCCCCCTAGTGGAAGCAGAATTTAAGAGAATGTTATCACTAGAAAGCAGGATGAAGCAAGGTGAATAGTGAAGGACATGAAACGGCAACACAATCCTAGAAAACAGTGTACAGTATTCAAATCTGGAGTGTCACAGAAATCGAGAGCAATGGAACGGGTGCGGGCACACAGAAAGAGAGAGGCCATTATTACAGCAATTTGAAATTTCTAGAGCCCACCACAAACCAACCTTTCGTCAGCAAAGCATCTCAACTCTCAAGAGCAGCAAACTTGCGAGACACGATACTGCCAGTATAGTAACACGATTGGAGTCGTTTCACGTTCCAATCCACAAATCTGCAGATTTTTTTTTTACTCGCCCGACAGTACCATCCGTTCGAACCTCACTAAGCCATGCCATTCAAGGAACGGTTAGATTAGAACCAGCAAAGAGATTGTTAGTTTTTTCCCTTCCAAATCAAATCCAGCATCTGAAATGCAAAGGTGCAAGAAGTGACTGACGTTCCTAGATCCTAGTTCAGCCCCCCAATCACAACCTTCGGTGTCGAAAATTCAAAAATCAAAATCCAAGGCAGCATGAATCGGAAGACAACACCCGAAGCAGCGTACCTATTATTGAGCAGGTTCTTGACGGCGACCAAAGTGGAGTCGTGCAAGGTGCCCTTGTACACGATCCCGTACCCGCCCTCGCCGATCACATTCTCCTCGGCGAGCCCGCCGGTGGCCTCCTCCAGCTCGCGGAGCGTGAACCAGTGGCCCCACCCGAGGTGCGAGACCTCCGGCAGCCCCGCGCCGCTGCCGGTGCTCCTAGGCGTGGCGCCGTCCCGCTCGCTCCCGCCGCTAGTCGTGGCCGACACGCCGCTGCCGGGCGTCTTCCGCGCCGGTGGCCTGTGctgcggaggcggcggcggcggaggagtctgcggctgcggctgcggctgcggcacgGCCTTGGCGAGCTGCACCGCGGGCTCCTGCTGGCGGCGGACGATCTCCTGGATGTCCTTGgtgggcgtgggcgtgggcgtggCCTGCTGCTGCAGGTGCTTCTTGAGCAGCTTGGTGTCGGCGGGGTAGTAGGGGTTGGcggcgaggcggcggcggcggcggcggcgggagagGCAGACGAAGATGAGGAGGAGCACGAGCACGATGGCGGCGCCGACGGCGATGCCGATGAGCACCCAGAGGCGGAGGCCGAAGACGGGCGTCGGCTGCGACAGCCACCCGTTGAGGTACCCGGCGCTCCAGTCCGGCGCCGGCGCGCCCTGCCTGTGGCGATGCCCCGGCGGCGCGTCTGCCTGCAGCCGCCTCCGCGCCCCCATCGCCGCCCGCCGCACCTGGTGGAACAGAGATGGGGGGAGAGACCCTTCCGCTTTGGATTCTtcttgcctgctgctgctgctgctgctgctgtgcttGTGCTGCTTACATATGCGATGCGACTGAAGAAGCAAGAGAACTGCGTGCGTGTCGAGGGAGACTTTGATGGGTGCGCGTAGCATTTTTCTGTGGGAAGGGGTGTGTGGGGTCGCGCGTTGCGGTGGCCGTTATCTCCGGGCCTCTTTTCTCGGCGCCGTTCCTCTGCCAATGGGGCCTGTTACCGGGCTGGCCCACCGACAGTGAGGCGTGAGCGCGGAGAGCGGATATGGCTTTGCCGTTGCGGAGCCTGGTCCACTCCAACTCCAACCTTGAGTGCGTGCGGCACTGAAATAAATTTGATAGTATCTTTATCTTCTTTTTCAGAAAACAAATCGTATGAAGAGTTTCAGGTTGCCAGCTTTATCGCTTTGGTGCTTTAGCAAAATGCCATGGCACACCAGTGACCACTGGTTGCTATCACGTCTTGGTGAAACGGTGGCTCTTCATAATAAATCTAACCGAGCTACGGTTCAGTTAGATGGATCGGCTGCATGAATTCATCGTCCGTCTGCCAACCTCGATCACAAGCGTCAGTCAGTCACAGCTATGCATGCAGACGCCAAGATTTGCATGGGATGTGTGACAGACAGCTCGGCGGCACGGGGACGGACGGGCTCACATGGAGATGGAGACGGAGAGGACGCGGCCACGGTCACAGTCACCGCGCGTCCGAATGCCAGGCCCAGGCGCGCTGCCACGCCATGGAGTCGAGTTGGGTGTGTGCTTGGGCTAGGAGAGAGACGACGACCTCGGTCTCCATCGCCGGTTCCCTGCCAATTGGCGTCTAGGCGCCGGCCCTCCAGGAACGAATTGGTGCGCGTTCCCCTCGCCAGCAGCGAAACGCCAATGAGGCCGACGAATCGCGTGAGGCAAGCACACGGCTGGGCTGGCTGGCTGGCAgcaattactactactactactaatcccGTCGGGCGTCGGCAAGCGCTAATCAATCCCCGCCACCATTCCCATCGCTACTGGAAGTTTAGGCTgcggcaaaaaaaaaaaaaaaatcaccAACGTACTACAAAAGCAGGGTGCTGTGGGTGCCATGGCATCAGGGGGGGCAGGGCGCTTTGTGACATCAACCCATCTCTCATCATTCTGCTTCGTTAATTTGTCAAGTAAAACAACGGGGATATGTACTCCTGATCCTGATCCCGATCCCTTGAGTGCTGAGTGATTTTTTTTTTTATGCTGAGTGATTTTTTTTACGGCGGTGACGAAGAGAGCAGTTTCTCTAAAATCTCACCATACTGAAGAACCCGCACATGTTCGACAAATCGGGTTTTTTTACCGATCACGCTACTCATCGCCAAGTTGATTTGTGCTCCAACATCTACAGAATTCAAAAACACCACAAACTCATATTCGATCAGGCTATACCGTTAGAGCAAATTCCCGCTAAGAGAATTGTTGCTTTATTAAGAATTAATTTAATCTTAAAAAAATACACAATTATCTGGCACCAGGAACCAAACTAGAACATAGAGCAAACAATCTACAAAGGGATTGGATTCTGATATGTTGCGGAGAGGCTTCTTTCATTGGGTCTAAGGCCTTCTGGACTGGACTGGACCTGACCTGATAACATCGATCAATATTTGTGATCAGACGGGCCGAAGCttgtaaaatgcgtagtcacctattttctctccatcctagtatatgggagattgtaaatagtggaatgcactttaatagttcagatagtcctatattcattaatgagcaaatccataagaatgcacaagctactactgttcttctagcttcattgtgcagggatgaatataacaaagtgagtggcttggataacgccaagcaaatctgggataccctcaagatctctcatgagggaaatgacgctaccttgctcaccaaaatggagttggtggagggcgagcttggacggttcgcgatgataaggggcgaggagccaactcaaacatacaaccggctcaagacccttatcaacaaaataaggagctacggaagcacgcgatggacggaccacgacgtcgtccgactaatgctaaggtcctttaccgttcttgatcctcatttggtgaataatattcatgagaatcccaggtacaccaaaatgtcgcccgaagaagtcttaggaaaattcgtcagcgggcgaatgatgatcaaggaggcaagatacgtggacgacgccttgaatggaccgatcaacgaaccacaaccttttgctctcaaagcatcaagaagtaaggaggcgctacctagcaaggtggcacaaattgaggcggtcggacttaatgatgaagagatggctctcatcatcaaacgcttcaagacggtgcaaaagggtcacaaggggcagccaagcaagaccaagacgaagggaaagcgctcatgcttcaagtgcggtaagattggtcattttatcgctaactgccccgataatgatagtgatcaggaaaagggaaacaagagggaaaagaagaagcattacaagaaggcaaagggcgaggcgcatctaggcaaggagtgggactcggattgctcctcttccgactccgacaatgaaggactcgccgccaccgccttcaacaaatcaaccctcttccccaacgagcgtcacacatgccttatggcaaaggagaagaaggtatgtactcgcaactctacctatgcttcttcaagtgaggacgaatctagtgatgaggatgaagtagattattcatgtttgttcaagggcttagatagatctaagatagacaaaattaatgaattaattgatgccttgaatgaaaagaatatacttttagaaaagcaagaggatttgttgtatgaagaacatgataagtttgtagaggctcaaaaatcccttgcattagaaattaagaggaatgaaatgcttgcttgtgaagtgtcaacatgccatgattctatttctaacttaaagagcataaacgatgatttaaatgctaaactagtagaagcaaataaatccaactcttgtgttaaatatgttgaaatttgcactaggtgtaaggatattgatattaatgcttgtagcgaacacttaatttctatttcaaaattgaatgatgaattagctagtcttaatgctcaacttaagactagcaagagtaattttgataaactaaaatttgctagggatgcctacacggttgg
It encodes:
- the LOC100501687 gene encoding putative protein kinase superfamily protein produces the protein MGARRRLQADAPPGHRHRQGAPAPDWSAGYLNGWLSQPTPVFGLRLWVLIGIAVGAAIVLVLLLIFVCLSRRRRRRRLAANPYYPADTKLLKKHLQQQATPTPTPTKDIQEIVRRQQEPAVQLAKAVPQPQPQPQTPPPPPPPQHRPPARKTPGSGVSATTSGGSERDGATPRSTGSGAGLPEVSHLGWGHWFTLRELEEATGGLAEENVIGEGGYGIVYKGTLHDSTLVAVKNLLNNRGQAEKEFKVEVEAIGRVRHKNLVRLLGYCVEGAYRMLVYEYVDNGNLDQWLHGDVGEVSPLTWDIRMNIMLATAKGLAYLHEGLEPKVVHRDIKASNILLDQQWNAKVSDFGLAKLLCSERSYVTTRVMGTFGYVAPEYASTGMLNERSDVYSFGVLIMEIITGRCPVDYTRAAGEVQLVEWLKNMVAERKAEEVVDSKMAERPPPKTLKRALLVALRCVDPDANKRPKMGHVIHMLEMDDLQFRDDKRPGAGRDGRRPQGPDRYSSKLGGGREPQQARAPASVQMR